The genomic DNA TCGCCTTGTCGAGCAGCGCGATGAAGTCGTCGAAGGTCTTCGGCTCGGTGCCGCCGATCTTGTCCATCACCGCCTTGTTGATCCACAGCCAGTTGACGGAGTGGACGTTGACCGGAGCCGCGACCCACTTGCCGTCATAGACGGAGAACTTCTGCAGGGCGGCCGGAACCGACTTGTCCCAGCCTTCCTTCTTGGCGGTCTCGGTCAAGTCGCCCATCACGCCGGCGGCGGCGTAGTCGAGCACGGTGTAACCCAGCATCTGCGAGGCGGTCGGATAGTTGCCTGCCGCAACCATCGCCTTCAACGCGGTCATGGCGGCGTCGCCGCCGCCGCCGGCTACCGGTACGTCCTTCCAGGCATAGCCTTCCTTGGCCAGATCCTGCTTCAGCACGTTCAGAGCGGCCGCTTCACCGCCCGACGTCCACCAATGCAGCATCTGCACTTCCTTGACGTCCGCGGCATGCGCCGAGAACGCAAAGCTCGTCGCGAGAGCCGTTCCGATAAGCAGTTTGCGCAACATTACACTTCCTCCCTTGTTGCATTCATATGACCGGCGGATGGCCGCCGGGGTCTCCCAACTCAGCCGACCCACCACCCGGTGCGCTGGCCGCGATGAAACTGAATGGTCTTTTCCTCGGTATAGTCCTCAACGGCGCGTTTGCCGAGTTCGCGTCCGAGACCGGACTGCTTGTAGCCGCCGAAGGGCAGTTCGGGATAACCTTCCATGAACGTGTTCACCCAAACCGTCCCCGAACGCACTCCGCGCGCCACCGACATGCATGTGTCGATGCTGGCGCTCCACACACCCGCAGACAAACCATAGGGCGTGTTGTTGGCGATGTGCAATGCCTTTTCAATCGTTTCAAAAGTGAGCACGGACAGCACCGGCCCGAACACTTCCTCGCGGGCGATGGCCATATCCTCGGTGACGTTGCGGACGATGGTCGGGTCGAGATACTGGCCGGCATTGGAGGCGAGCTGTCCGCCGCCGCTGTAGACGCTGCCGCCATCGGTTTTCGCCGCCGTCACATAGCCGGCTACTTTTGTCATGTGGTCGGCAGAGATCATGGCGCCGACCTTGGTGCGGTCGTCGAGCGGGTCGCCAACTCTGACCTTTTCCGCCAGCGCCTTCACCGCGCCGAGGAAGTCGTCGGCGATCGCTTCATGCACGATCAGCCGGCTGCCGGCATTGCAGCATTCGCCGGCGTTGAAGAAGCCGCCGAACACCGCCGCGTCCGCCGCCGCTTCGAGGTCGGCATCGGGGAAGACGATCTGGCCGTTCTTGCCGCCAAGCTCCATCGAAACCTTCTTCAAGGAATTCGAGGCGGCGGCCATGGTCATCTTGCCGACGCGAGTCGAGCCGGTGAAGGACACCATCTCGACCAGCGGATGGCTGACCATCGGCGCGCCGACATCGGCGCCGAAGCCGGCGAGGATGTTGACGACGCCGGCCGGCAGGCCGGCCTCGAGCAGGATGTCGCCGAGCACGAAGGTCGAGGCCGACGTCATTTCGCTCGGCTTCACCACTGCCGTGCAGCCGGCAGCGAGCGCGAAGGGCAGTTTCTGGCTGACGATCAGGAACGGGAAATTCCACGGCGTGATGATCGAAACGACGCCGATCGGCTCGCGCAGCACCACGCCCAGCATGGTGTCCCCGAGATTGGCGTAGCTCTCGCCGTGGAGCGTGCGGGCAAGCGAGGCGGCATAGCGCCAGATGTCGACGGCGCCGCCGATCTCGCCGCGCGCCTGGGCGATCGGCTTGCCGGATTCCAGCGCGTCGAGCCGGGCGATCTCTTCCAGCCGGGTCTCGATCAGGTCGGCCGCCTTGAGCAGCACGGCGGCGCGCTCGGAGGCCTTCATGCGCGGCCATGGGCCGTTCTCGAAGGCCCTGTGCGCTGCCTGCACTGCGGCTTCCACTTCCGCGGCGCCGGCCTGAGTGTAGCGCGACACGGCGAAGCCGTGGCCGGGGCTGTTGCGCTCGATGGCGCGGCCATCGCGGGCGTCGACGTGCTTGCCGTCGATCAAAAGCTTGTAGTTTTTCGGCGCTTGGGACGCTTCGGCCGGCATGGAAATCTTGAGCGGTGCGTTCATCGTATTTTCTCTAGGATCTCGAAAAGGCCGGCTTCTGCTTGGCCTTGAAGGCGCCGACGCCGGCCTTGAGGTCGCCGGTGAGCGCAATGAAGCCGCTGGCCAGCGCTTCGGCCGCCGCGGCATTCTCCTCGCCCTCGGCAATGCCGATCATCAGCTTGGCGGCTTCGGTCGCCAGCGGACCGCGTTCGGCGATCTTTTCAGCCCAGGCCCTGGCTTCCTCGAAGGCCTTGCCGGTTTCGACGACGCGGTCGACAACGCCGAGCGCGAGCGCCTCGCCCGCCAGCAGAACTTCGCCCCCTACAGCCATGCGCCGCACCGTCTGCGCGCCGAAGCGGCGCACGGCGCGCTGCGTGCCGGACCAGCCGGGCACGACGCCGATCGAGGTTTCGGGGAAGCCGAGCTTGATCTGGGTTTCGGCGACGCGGAAATCGCAGGCGGCGGCCAGTTCGAGCCCACCGCCGAGCGCATGGCCGGACAGTACGGCGACGGTCGGCTGGCGGAGACGCGCCAGCCGGTCGAAGACGCGATGGCCATAGCGGACCCATTGCACCTGGAAGTCGGCGGCGCTCAACTGTGCCCAGGCCTCGACGTCGCCGCCGGCGCAGAAGCCTTTGCCTTCGCCGCGGATGAGCACGACGCGGACGCCCCCGGCCAGTTCCGCCTCGTCGAGTGCGGTTTCGAGTGCCCGCAACATGGGAATGTCGAGCGCGTTGAACTTTTCCGGCCGCCGCAGCATGACGACGCCGATGGCGCCGTCCTGCTCGAAGGTGACGAGGCGCTCAGCCATGCGCGCCTCCGAGCGAAGCGCCGCCATTGAGCGACAGGCCGATCGGCCGGTCCTGGTAGAGCGAGGCAGGCGTCACCTTGAGGTCGTTGGCGATAGCGAGCGGGATGTCGGCCTGCGCCAGCACGTCGCGTTCGAGATCGATACCGGGCGCGAGTTCCGTCACCATCAGCCCATCCGGCGTCAGCTTCATCACGCAGCGCTCGGTGACATAGGTGATGTCCTGCCCCTGAGCGACCGCGCGTTTTCCCGAGAAGGAGATGTGCTCGACCTCCTCGACGATCTTCTTGACCTTGCCTTCCTGGTCGATGCGGATGGCGCCATCGGCCAGCGAAAGCTTGGCGCCGGCGTTGAAGAAGCCGGAGAAGACGATCTTCTTCGCTCGCGCGGTTATGTCGACGAAGCCGCCGGCGCCGGCCGTCACGTGCGGCCTTGCCGAAAGCTTCGAGACGTTGACGGAGCCATGGCGGTCGATCTGCAGGAAGGACAAGAGCGAAGCGTCGAAGCCGCCGGCCTGAAAATAGATGAATTGGTGCGGCGAGGGCATGATCGCCTCGGCGTTCGAGGCGCAGCCGAACTTGAAGTCGAGCAGCGGCACGCCGCCGACCGCGCCCTGCTCGATCACCCAGGTGACCTTGCCATGCTGGCCTTCCTCCAAGAGGATGCGCGGCACGTTGGCGGAGATGCCGAAGCCAATGTTGACGGCCATGCCGTCGCGCAACTCCATGGCGACGCGGCGCGCGATCACCTTCTGGACGTTCATCTCGGGCGTGCGAAAGGTCGACAGCGGCCGGAAGATCTCGCCCGAGATCGCCGGGTCGTAAGGCGTCTGCGTCGTCTGCAACTGATCGGGCGCGACGACGATATGGTCGACCAG from Mesorhizobium sp. M1E.F.Ca.ET.045.02.1.1 includes the following:
- a CDS encoding acyl CoA:acetate/3-ketoacid CoA transferase; this translates as MSKLVSAAYAASLIKDGAVVSVSSSSGLGCPDAVLAAIGERFDAEGHPKAITTLHPIAAGDMYGIKGIDHLAKPGLLKRTLCGSYPSGPSSAEPPRIWQMIGDNSVAAYNVPSGILFDMHREAAAKRPGVLTKVGLDTFADPRHQGCAMNAAASEPIVSVEQFDGEEWLYFRAIVPDISIIRATSSDERGNLTYEHEGAYLGGLEQALAARNNGGIVIAQVKRVVENGTLKPHDVRVPGVLVDHIVVAPDQLQTTQTPYDPAISGEIFRPLSTFRTPEMNVQKVIARRVAMELRDGMAVNIGFGISANVPRILLEEGQHGKVTWVIEQGAVGGVPLLDFKFGCASNAEAIMPSPHQFIYFQAGGFDASLLSFLQIDRHGSVNVSKLSARPHVTAGAGGFVDITARAKKIVFSGFFNAGAKLSLADGAIRIDQEGKVKKIVEEVEHISFSGKRAVAQGQDITYVTERCVMKLTPDGLMVTELAPGIDLERDVLAQADIPLAIANDLKVTPASLYQDRPIGLSLNGGASLGGAHG
- a CDS encoding aldehyde dehydrogenase family protein; translation: MNAPLKISMPAEASQAPKNYKLLIDGKHVDARDGRAIERNSPGHGFAVSRYTQAGAAEVEAAVQAAHRAFENGPWPRMKASERAAVLLKAADLIETRLEEIARLDALESGKPIAQARGEIGGAVDIWRYAASLARTLHGESYANLGDTMLGVVLREPIGVVSIITPWNFPFLIVSQKLPFALAAGCTAVVKPSEMTSASTFVLGDILLEAGLPAGVVNILAGFGADVGAPMVSHPLVEMVSFTGSTRVGKMTMAAASNSLKKVSMELGGKNGQIVFPDADLEAAADAAVFGGFFNAGECCNAGSRLIVHEAIADDFLGAVKALAEKVRVGDPLDDRTKVGAMISADHMTKVAGYVTAAKTDGGSVYSGGGQLASNAGQYLDPTIVRNVTEDMAIAREEVFGPVLSVLTFETIEKALHIANNTPYGLSAGVWSASIDTCMSVARGVRSGTVWVNTFMEGYPELPFGGYKQSGLGRELGKRAVEDYTEEKTIQFHRGQRTGWWVG
- a CDS encoding enoyl-CoA hydratase/isomerase family protein, coding for MAERLVTFEQDGAIGVVMLRRPEKFNALDIPMLRALETALDEAELAGGVRVVLIRGEGKGFCAGGDVEAWAQLSAADFQVQWVRYGHRVFDRLARLRQPTVAVLSGHALGGGLELAAACDFRVAETQIKLGFPETSIGVVPGWSGTQRAVRRFGAQTVRRMAVGGEVLLAGEALALGVVDRVVETGKAFEEARAWAEKIAERGPLATEAAKLMIGIAEGEENAAAAEALASGFIALTGDLKAGVGAFKAKQKPAFSRS